The Pseudoalteromonas sp. N1230-9 genome segment TCAATGTGCACCCACCCTTTACCATCGTTAGGAACAAAGCGCGATAAGAAACCAGCAGCATTTGACGCACCGCCGTAACCGCCGCCTTTTTGTGGGCGACTATTTGCTGTATCAGCATAAGGCGATGGGCAGTTTTGTTGGTGCCACTTTTCAAGAGGAAGTGGCCATGCAGCTTCCATTTCTTGCTCTGCAAAATCTTGTACTTCACGCACAAAGTCTTTATCAAGGCCAAATAACGCATTGTACTCTTGACCAACAGCCACAAGTGCAGCCCCTGTTAACGTTGCCGCATCAATGATTAATGGTGCGCCAGTTTCACCCGCAGCCATTAAGCCATCAGCGAGTACTAAACGCCCCTCAGCATCTGTATTAACAATTTCAACTGTTGTGCCATTTTTATAAGTAAGAATATCACCTAATTTATAAGCATGACCTGAAATTAAGTTTTCAGCACAACATAAAAACAGCTTAATGCGTTTATTCACACCACGACTAATAGCAAGCGCTAAACCAGCAGTAACCGTCGCCGCACCGCCCATATCGCACTTCATACCAAGCATGCCTTCGCTTGCTTTAATTGAATAACCACCCGAATCGAATGTGATCCCTTTACCCACAAGAGCAGCATCAACAGGGGCATTGTCGTCGCCCGTTGGGTTGTAATCTAGCTCTAATAATACAGGTGGACGCTCACTACCACGACCTACAGCGTGAATACCTATCCATTGATGTTCTAAAAGTGCATCACCTTTAATGATTTGATAACTAACGTGCTCAGGCGCTAATGACTGAATAAACTCAGCCGCTTTACCTGCCAAGCTTTCAGGAAAAATATCATCGGCAGTACCGTTGATCATTTGGCGAGCCCATGTCGCTGATTTAGTTAATGCAGCCAGTTCATTGCTATCTGTTTTTGCGTTTTCGGCAAACTCAACTGCATCTAAATTTTTTGGCGATACAAAGCCTTGATAAAAAGCCCATTGTGTTTCAGTGCACCAAACATCACCCGTTAGAGCAACATTCTTTAAGCCTTGATTCGCTAACGTACGCGCTGCTTTTTGTACGTTTTTAAGTGTATCTTGCTCAGTTAAATGAACGGTTGCGCCTTGTTCAGTAAAAGAAAGAGAGGCTTTTTCACCCCAATGCGCGGCAGCACCCTGCTCGCTAAGTTGAACTAAAAATTTTTCCGACATGTTAGAATACTCTTTGCGCTGAAAATTGTTTATCGAGTTTACTACAGCGAACGCGACATCCCAACCGCTTGCGATAAATAACCTTTACTAAACAGACTAAGGGTGCATTCTATGTCGCTATTCATTTACAATGAACGAACGCGTTTAATCAAAACAAAATTATGCATTTTTTACCACCTTTACAATCTGCTAAATTGCTCAAACGCTATAAACGTTTTTTAGCGGATCTTGAGCTAGAAACTGGCGAGCAATTTACCGCCCACTGTGCCAATACAGGAAAGATGACTGGTTGTGCTGAGCCTGGATTTAGCGCTTATTACTCAACCAGTGATAACAAAAAACGAAAGTACCCACACTCTTTACAGCTTACTAAAAATCATTTCGAACAGTTAATTTGCGTTAATACCGCAATAGCCAATCAAGTGGTGCATGAAGCATTAACACATAATGTAATAAAAGAGCTTTGCGACTACAGCACAATTCAAACTGAAGTAAAATATGGGCAAGAGAACAGTCGTATCGATTTTTTACTCACCGCTAATGACAAAGCAAATTGCTACGTTGAAGTAAAATCGGTGACATTACTAAGTGAAGATAACCCCCAATCAGGACAAGGCTATTTTCCCGATGCGCAAACAGTTCGTGGCCAAAAACATATCAGAGAACTTATCGAAATGGTGCAACAAGGGCACCGCGCCGTATTACTTTTTGCTGTGCTACACGAAGGAATTAGCCAAGTCAGTGGTGCCAAGCATATTGATGAAACGTATTGTTCGTTATTAACACAAGCCATTGATTGCGGTGTTGAGGTGTATGCTTATAAAGCTGATATCTCGGCCAGTGCTATTACACTGACCGAGCAAGTTCCATTTATTGCTTAGTCATTGAAATATCTATTTCATCAATTAAGTTAAGTGCAATATCAGCCTCTTTGTAAAATAGAGGCCTCAACTTGGCCGTTTGCGAATAATAACGACTTTGATCATCAAAATGCTCTGAACGTGAGTCAGAACTTTGCGACATAGTCAGTAATCCTTTTGCAACCGGCCCATCTTCAGTAAAGTTCATCACAAACATCCAACTTGAACCATAGTTCACTGGGTAACCTTGTGATGATAAATTAGAAGCCAAAGGCTTACCCGTTATTGCATCAGGTAATGTTTGATAGTCTGCATAAGGAATTAATGTAGAACGAGTTAGATTACTTCTATCAAACCGAAAGACATTGAACCCTCCTTCAACATGCATCGGCCCAGCCCATGGCAATTGTTCACCCGAAGCATGACCACCAGCCAATGATTTTTCGACAAACTGCAAATCCGCTAAAGTATCTGTTAATGAGATACCATTTGACTGTAAATTAAGCATCGCGTGCGCCAATACTTTTAATGCAACTTTGTCTTGGCGTAAAGTATGGGGAGTATTTGCAGGGTCTGTAACATCAAAATTAGTGTATAAATGAGCAGACGGATTAAACAAGTGAGCAAATTCACGAATTAATGCTGCCCCCTGAGTCTCTAAATTCATAGCCCCATTCCAGTTCGATAAAATATCGCAAGCAGGGCTTACATCAACCGCAACATCGCTTGTAATCTGTACAGGTACATCACCTTGTGCCTGACACTGCATAGCAAGATCTGCAAATACAAGTTCGCCTAAATAAATACGGTTGCCTATCAGTGCTTGCTCTAATTCATCAAGAGTGAACTTAGCATCTTCGCCACCTCCATCTTGCAATAGTTTTAGACCCATCCGCGTACGTAATGAGAGTGGTTTATGAACGTCACCATACTGAGCCGCAAAGCCAACAAGTGGCTCGTTTAGGTTTGTAACCCAATAACTATCATTTGAATTTTGCACATAGTCGGTGCGGGTAAGCTGAGGAGCTTCGGTAAATGGCACCTTACCCTGACTTTCAAATAGCTTCATATTTCCAGGCACTAAATCAAATCCAGTTGATTCTCTTAAGGCCACAAGTTCAGGTTGCAGACGGATCGCTAAATTGGCTGTGTCATCTAATTTGAGAACGGTACTGTCATCCACATAAAATACATTCCCAGCTTTATCTGCCGCCATGGTGTTGTTGAATGACACTCCGTCAAACTTAGCGAACGACTCTTTCATATCATCAAGACTCACCGCCTGATTAAGCGCAGACCACTGAGCAACCACATCCATGTTAAATTCATTCGCATCTTTAATCGTAAATGCTTGGCTATCATTCCAGCCTAAACCATTAGCGGCGGGTGTTTCCAACATCAAACCATGGTGGCTATAATAAAATGGTTTTTGAAGCTCAATGGTCGTGTTGGGGCCAATGGCAACCTCAACTGAAATTGTTTTACTGGTTATCGTATGCTGCTCATCTTCAACACGGTAACTCATACGATCATCTTCATTTAATGCCAGTTGATAAATTAAAAAGTGACGTGCTGTTGAGAAGGTATGTGTCCATGCAACATGTTCATTAAAACCGATATTAATCACCCCCGGCATACCCTGCAAACTCCCTCCCATCACATTCATTGCACCGGGTACAGTTAAATGTGACTGCCAAAAACGTAGATTTCCTTCATGGGGAAAGTGAGGGTTTGCTAATAATCCACCTTTGCCATTGGCCATCATCTCTTTACCCAAACCCCAACCATTAGAACCTAAATGCTTAAATTTTTTGTCTAATTTAAATTGCTTTGCTTGTTGATTGACATTTTTAACCAAACTGGAAACAGCATTTGGCGCATTGCTACTTGGCACAGGTAAATACTCATCACCGTCACCAGGATTTGCAAAAAATGCGAGCTCTAAAAAGTTTGCTGAACTTGCCAACTGCACAGTTGCCATTGAATATGCCAGCATATCTTGTGCGGTTAAGCTTATCACCCAAGGTGCTGACGCACATTCAGGCGCTAGATTCGCAGCCCCTGTGTCATTGACATATTTATTAAAGCCTTGCACAAATCCCTCAAAGTGAGCACGGCTGGTTTCATCCAGCTCACCATAATGCTGTAATGCGTATTCATTAACCCCTAATGCTTTGTAACCAAAATCAGAAATTAAGTGTTTAGAGTCGCCGCTACCTGCGACTTGGTCAGGGCCATAATATTTGGCACGTTCGCCGCGAGTTTTAATGATTTGATCCATCAATAAACAAGCATGATCTTTGGCATATGCATAGCCACTACCAAATGCCAAGCTCTCAAGATTTGTTGCCGTAATATGCGGCACACCGTAACTTGTCCAACGGATATTGGCCTCAAGTACACTATTTTCGGCAAAGTTCGGAATAGCAACCTTTACGACCTCTTCAGGTTCTGGGGTTGTCGTGACAGGTGGTTCTGTAACATCATTATTGCTATCAGAATTGCAGCCTACAGTGAGTAATGCTGCGGCAATACTGAATACTAAAGGGTGGAGTTTCATTGTGCATCCTTATTATGGTTATTGTATCCATTGACCAGCTTGCCTTAATTAATTCACTAAATCTTGACTCTCTACGCAATATATTGACTTTGCGCGCCAACTCATGCAGCTTAATATTTCTAATAATAAAAAATGAAACCCTATGTTTTATGTCAGTAGTCAAATAATTCGCTCGTTGTTCTATTTTCTTCAGCGTCAAGGACTTGAATCAGAAAAGCTAAACTCATTACTGGCAGAGCGAGCTCATTATTTAGATGATACTTGCTATCGGTTCCCTGTTTCTGACTATGAATCGTTAATGTGCTTTGCAGATACTCAGCTTAGTAAAGAGCATATTGGCCTGTTATTTGGCCAATCTCTGAAGGCACAAAATTGGGGATTACTTGGTCATGTTGCACTTGTCAGTCAAAACCTTGAAAAAGCACTACAGCACGCGCAAAAGCTAAATTCTTTAGTGAGAAATATAGGTCATATTGAATTAGTACATGAAAACCAACAATGTCGACTTAGCTGGCATGCAAAAGAGACAATAAACCACTACATGGTTGATGAGTTATTCAGTAGCTGGTTATCCTTTGCTAAGCATTGCTGCCAGCAAAACGCAGAGCTTGCACTCGAAAAGGTACAGCTTACCAGAAAGCCTCCTTCACCTTTGTGTATGCAAACTTATCAACATACTTTTAATTGCCCTATCGAGTTTAATGCTGCCATAAACTGCCTGATTTTTGATGAGAAACTTCTTAGCAGCCCTTTACTGTCTCCTAACCCAGAACTTGAGCAGATTTTACTCTCTCAAGCAGGTGACGTTACCCCGCATACTGATTACATTAACGAATTAAATGCATTTATCGCCAGCCAATTTCCCTATATTCCAACAGTTGAACAAGCAGCACATCAACTTGGCTTTAAAAAGCGCACCTTACAACGTTACTTAACTCACCAACAATTAAGCTTTTCAAAGATAATTGACATACAAAGGAAGCAGCACGCAAAACAAATGCTATTACAAGGTTTTTCAGTGCTTGAAGTCAGCAATAAGTTAGGCTTTTCAGAACAAAGCGCGCTACAAAGAGCATTTAAGCGCTGGTATCAAACAACACCAAAGAAGTTTTTAAACGAACATAGTTTTTAAGTTGTATTATTTTTTTTTGCCCATATTACTAGGCAAGTTTATAAAAAATTGACTAGCAGCAAGCGTTAATCAAACCAAGTAATTACTTTTTCATTCACTTCTTGGTTTAGGCACACAGGATTAATTAAAAATAAATTTGCCTCAACCTGTCGTTTCTGCTATTTATAGCCGCCGGCTAACGCTGGGCAATATATTAAGGATTTAGGAGAAAGTTATGCCAGACCAAAAAAGACTAGGGTTATTGGCTCAGGCCGGGTTAGAGCCGTATCAGGAACAGCCAGGTGAAGAGTATATGAATGATGCACAACGTGCTCATTTCAAAAAAATTTTAGAAGCTTGGCGTAACGATTTACGTAACGAAGTAGACCGTACTAAATCGCACATGCAAGATGAAGCTGCTAACTTTCCAGATCCAGTTGATCGCGCTGCACAAGAAGAAGAATTTTCATTAGAGCTTCGTACTCGTGACCGTGAGCGTAAACTGATCAAGAAAATTGAAAAAACAATTCAATTAATCAAAGAAGATGACTTTGGTTTCTGTGAATCATGTGGTATCGAGATTGGCATTCGTCGTTTAGAAGCACGTCCAACTGCTGATCTATGTGTTGACTGCAAAACACTTGCAGAAATAAAAGAAAAACAATCAGGCCGCGGTTAATTATTTTTTAAATTAACCCATGTCTACCACAGCCGTTAATACGCAATCGCGTATATATCGTGGCCGTTTTGCGCCATCCCCGTCTGGGCCCTTACACTTTGGCTCATTAATAGCGGCTGTGGGAAGTTTTCTTGATGCGAAAGTTAATCAGGGTAAATGGTTAGTTCGTATTGAAGATATTGACACAACACGTGTTGTCCCTGGCGCTAGTGATGATATTTTACGTACATTAGAAGCTTATGGTCTGCATTGGGATGAACGTGTCATCTACCAAACTAACCGCCTACAAGAATATCAATCCGTCTTGGAGCAACTTATTGCTCAAGGTTTAGTTTATGCTTGCCATTGTACCCGCAAACAAGTTAAAGCAATGGGTGGTATATACCAAGGCCAGTGTAAGTTAAAAGGTCATTCCTTCGTAAATTCGGCACTTCGATTATCCCAGCAATTTGCCACTAGCCACTACAGCGATCTCATTCAGGGAAAGGTAGAAGTTGACCAAGCTTTAGCCAAAGAAGATTACCTTATCAAGCGTAGTGACGGTTTATTTGCTTATCAACTAGTTGTTGTGGTCGATGATATTGCTCAAAATATTAGTCATGTTGTGCGTGGTGCCGACTTATTAGAACCCACGGCACGACAACTTAGTTTATTTAAACAACTTAACCAAACAGCACCACAATACGCTCACCTACCCTTAGCAGTGGCAAAGCCGGGCTTTAAATTATCAAAACAAAATTATGCCCCTGCCATTTCAAAAACAGCACCTAAGCCTGCGCTTTTTGATGCCTTTCGCTTTTTAGGCTTAAACCCCGAAGCTGCTCTTTTGTCTGCAACGGTCGAAGAAATGCTAAAATGGGCTGTTGCGGCCTACCATCTTGAATGTGTTCCCAAAGTAAAAGAGATTCAAGTAAGTGAGGATCCACATTCATCTTTTAGTAAATTTCAATCCATCACAAAATAAATTGCCAATTTAAAAGGTCGAGTAACTTAATTTTTATGCCACGCTGGTATATGATAGCGACCCAAAGTGTGCGATTCATCAGCACCTTAATTTAGCGCCATTTTAAACACACTGATTACACGTCAATCTCACACCGACGAAGTGAAAAAACAAACGCTATACTTGATGAGTTGCAAAGACCATGTCGTAGGAGACAGATTATTATTTCCAAGCTTTTTCAATTTTGTCGGCAAATTATTGGCCCAAATGCCACTGACACACACAATGCCGTACAAGCCAGCGAATTGCCTTTGGTGATCGAACGTAGTGAACATGGGATTTCACGTAAACAATTTAGCCCAAATGCAATCAAAGTATTGTACCGCTTAAAAGAAGGTGGCTTTGATGCTTACCTTGTAGGTGGTTGTATTCGAGATATATTGTTAGGTCAACAACCAAAAGATTTTGACGTAGTAACCAACGCAACACCTGAGCAAATCAAAAAACTGTTTCGAAATTGCAGACTGATTGGCCGACGCTTCCGTTTGGCGCATATAGTATTTGGTCGTGAGATTATCGAAGTCGCAACCATGCGTGGACACCACGAAGCCGACGAAGTTAAAAATCAAATTAGTCAATCAAGCGAACATGGCCAACTGCTGCGTGATAATGTGTACGGGAGCATTGAAGAAGACGCCGAGCGCCGCGACTTTTCTATCAATGCCCTCTACTACTCAATTAATGATTTTTGTATTTATGATTACGCCAATGGTATTAGCGCAATTAAAGCGAAGCAAATTGAGTTAATTGGCGACCCAGAAACACGCTACAGAGAAGACCCTGTACGTATGCTGCGCGCTGTTCGCTTCGCCACTAAATTAGGGATGAGTATTGCGCCTGCAACCGAAAAACCTATTGCAGGACTGGCTAATTTATTAGACCACATTCCACCAGCGCGTTTATTTGAAGAGTCACTCAAGCTATTCTTAAATGGCAAAGCTGAAGAAAACTTCATTATGCTACGCCAATATGGTTTATTTAAAGCACTGTTTCCAGCACTTGATAAAATCTTAGATGCCAATCCTAATGGCCTTGAACATGCGTTTATCCTGCAAATGTTTAAAAACACCGATAAACGTATTAATGCAGATAAAAAAGTCACGCCGGCCTTTATTTTTGCTGCCTTGCTGTGGTTCCCATTACTGAGCATTGCTAAAAAATTACAACAGCGCGATCAACTGTCAGAGTATGATGCATTTGCACAAGCGATGAACAAAGTACTGAGTGAAAACGCCCAGCATGTAGCTGTACCAAAACGCTTCACGCTCGGTGCACGCGATATTTGGCATATTCAACAACGCCTTGATAAACGGGGTGGACAACGTGCTTACCGACTAACTCAACAACCACGTTTTAAAGCTGCATATGACTTTTTACTATTACGTGTTCAAGCAGGTGAAACTGAACTTCAAGAGCTTGCTAACTGGTGGACAAACTATTTAGGACAAGACATTAATGGCCAAAAAGAAATGGTCAAAGCGCTTGGTCATCAAGGTGGTCCAAAACGTCGCCGCCGTCCACGTAAGAAAAAAACAGAGCAATGATGAATCAAGTTTACTTAGGTTTAGGTGCTAACTTAAATGCACCACGAGAACAAATACACCGCGCTATCACTGAGTTAAAAGCACACTCAGATATCGAGTTTATAAGTGCCTCTCATGATTACGCGAGTAAACCTATGGGTCCACAAGACCAGCCTGATTATGTTAATGCTGTAGTATGCATAAAAACAAAGCTAGCCCCAGAACAACTACTCGATTTAACACAAAGTATAGAACTTAAGCACGGTCGTGTTCGAAAAGAGCAACGCTGGGGCCCGCGAACTCTTGATATTGATATTCTTTTATTTGGCGACCAAGTAATTGATACACCTCGTTTGACTGTGCCGCATTATGGCTTAACAGAGCGAGAATTTGTTGTGTATCCACTATTAGAAATAGCGCCAACATTGCTATTACCAAATAGCCAACCACTTGCTGATATAAAAAACACGTTGCCCTTAAACGATTTACAACAACTCCCTCAGCAGTAATTAACCAAGGCAAAGCCTCAGAGGAAATTATGTCTAAAATTACCGTTTCTACACTTAATAAAATGAAACAAGAACAACAAAAAATCACGGCATTGACAGCCTACGACGCCAGTTTTGCTAAATTGTTTCATGATAATGGCGTCGAGGTGATTTTAGTGGGTGATTCACTGGGTATGGTATTACAAGGCAACGACGACACCCTTGCCGTCACCAATACTGATATTGCCTACCATACCCGTTGTGTGCGTGCAGGCAGCCGCGAATTATTCGTTATTGCTGATTTACCGTTTATGACATATGCCAACCCGACAGACGCTTGTAACAACGCAGCTGAGCTAATGCGTGCGGGTGCAAATATGATTAAGCTTGAAGGCGGTGAATGGTTGCATGACAGTATTCGCGCCATGACTCAGCAAGGCATTCCTGTATGTGGTCACTTAGGCTTAACACCGCAATCAGTGCATGTGTTTGGCGGCTTTAAAATTCAAGGTCGTGAGCAATCTCAAGCAGATAAAATGGTTAGTGATGCAAAAGCGCTTGAAGCTGCGGGGGCGCAATTGCTCGTTTTAGAGTGTATTCCGAGTGAGCTGGCTAAGCGTATTACTGATGAACTAAACATTCCAACCATCGGCATAGGTGCAGGCAATAAAACTGACGGGCAAATCTTAGTAATGCACGACTTAGTAGGCATTTCAGCCGGTTACATTCCTAAGTTTTCAAAAAACTTCTTATTAGAGACGGGCAATATGCCTGCAGCTGTTCAAAAGTATTGTGAAGATGTAAAAAGTGGTGCTTTCCCAAGTACCGAACATGAGTTTAAATAAATGCAGTCAATCACCGAAATTAAATCGTTACGTAGTCAGATCAAAGCTTGGCGTCAAGCAGGCCTGAGCATTGCGCTTGTGCCAACTATGGGCAACTTGCACCAAGGCCACTTTTCGCTAGTTGAAAAAGCAAAAACATTAGCTGATAAGGTTGTGGTCAGTATTTTTGTTAACCCAATGCAGTTTGGCGCTAACGAAGATCTTGATAACTACCCAAGAACACTAAGTGCGGATAAGCAGGGGTTAGCCGATTTAAATACTGATATCGTTTTCACCCCATCTGTGGAAACCATTTATCCTAATGGCTTAGGTGAACAAAGCTTTGTCGATGTGCCAGGCGTATCTATGGGCTATTGTGGTGGCTCTCGCCCAGGACACTTTAAAGGTGTTGCAACGGTTGTCACTAAATTATTTAACCTTGTTCAACCTGATTTTGCCTGCTTTGGTGAAAAAGACTTTCAACAACTGCAAGTCATAAAAACCATGACGCGTGATTTATCTATACCCGTTGAAATTATTGGCGTTCCTACATGCCGTGAAATTTCAGGCCTTGCCATGAGCTCTCGTAATGGTTATTTATCTGATGAGCAAAAAGACACTGCAAAAGTGCTGTTTGCCACGTTAAATAATACAGCAACGGCACTCAAACAAGGCAGCGTAGACATCGCAACACTTGAGGTAGAAGCAAAAGCACAGCTTGAAGCAGCAGGGTTAAAACCTGACTACTATGCAATTGCCGAGCGCTCAACGCTAAAAGCTGCAACAAGCGAGGATAAACAACTCGTTATTTTAGCAGCAGCCTATTTAGGTACGGTGCGTTTAATTGATAATTTGCAAGTTGAGCTGGATTAAATACGCTTAATCTGGGTAAGATGGATTTAAAAGAACACAATATACTAGGGATCAGCATGAAAAAACTACCTGCAATTACAGCATCATTGTTCGCTTTGACGCTATTATCAGCTTGCTCAAATAAAATCGAAAACCCAGAAATGCAACAATGCGCACAACAGAACTATCAATGTGAAAGCAGTTGTGAACAACAAAGTACCGCAGATGGACTAGTCCATAAAGTATGTAGTAATAAATGTATTGAAGCTTACAATCAGTGTAAAGCGAATGCAGAAAAGCTTGGTGATGTACAATAGCTCACCTTTTTAGACACTGATTACCTTTACAATCAGTGTCTTACTCTCAAAAACTTCCTCGGTTACAATTTTTTAACCCAAATTAAGCGTCTGCTAATTTTGTTCATATTTTTGCTCATCCTTTAAGCTATTCATATTAGAGCAAGCTTTCGTTCATTAAACTTATCCATATTAGTGACGAACTGGTTAGCTAACAGTGTAATTATTTCCCACTAATCCCAAAATTACTTCTTACATTAGCAGTACCAACAAAAAAATCATTGATAAACAAGTGTTTATTTTAGGTCCGCTTTTTGCTGAGAACATTAACGCAATTACAACAGCTCGACGTGATTATTTTAAGGCTAAAGGAAAACAGAATGAAACCAGAAACCCAGATTAAGCTCTTCAGTGCATTTAAAAAGAAGACCTACTTGGGCGTATTATTAGCCACCTGTGCAGGCAATGCATACGCTACTGAAGAACAAACTCAACCACAAGCAACCAAAGCAGAGGAAGCGGTTGTTGAGCAAAAGCCTGCGATGATTACTATCCCACAAGAAAAGCTATTTGAAGTTATCACTGCACGTGCGAAAAAATTAGCTTCAGAGCCTTATGTTGCACCTAAAGATTTAGAACTTGAAGCTTTAACAAGTATTGGTTATCAAGATTATCGCGCAATTCGTTTTCGTACTGAACAAGCTATTTGGAAAGATGAAAGCCTTTATGAAATCCAATTATTTCACCCTGGCTTTTTATATAAATCACCTGTTGCGATCAATACCCTAGAGAAAAATGCCGAAGTTAAAAGCTTGCCATTTAAAACGGATTATTACCGCTACGACGCAACGGCAGCCCCTTTAGAGCAAGAAATCAGTAAAGCCACAGAAAATGCGCAGTTAGGTCATGCCGGTTTTCGCTTACACTTTCCTTTGAATAACAATGAGTACAAAGATGAAGTCGCTGTTTTTCAAGGCGCATCTTACTTTCGTCTAGTTGGCCCACATCAGGTATACGGTATTTCAGCGCGAGGCTTAGCGATTGATACGGCCTTAAGTTCAGGCGAAGAGTTTCCTGTTTTTAAAGAGTTCTGGCTAGTTAAACCCGCGCCAGAGGACACGACTATAGTGCTTTATGCGCTTTTGGATAGCCCTTCGGTTGCAGGAGCGTATCGCTTTGAGCTTACTCCTTCAACCAATACTGAAGTAAAAACCGAGATGCAAATTTTTGCTCGTAAAGATATTAAAAAGTTAGGTATTGCACCGCTTACAAGTATGTTTTATCACGGTGAAAACAGTACCAAGTTCTTTGATGACTACCGTCCAGAAGTTCATGACTCAGATGGCTTGTTAATGCAATCAGCACAAGGTCAATGGGTATGGCGTGCACTTAATAATCCGAAAAAACTGAGCGTAACCTCTTTTAGTTATGATAGCCCGAAAGGCTTTGGACTCGCGCAGCGTGACCGTGACTTTAACAATTACTTAGACACAGAGGCGCACTACCACAATCGCCCTAGCATGTGGATTGAACCTATCAATGATTGGGGCAAAGGACGTGTAGAGCTTGTTGAAATTCCGACAGACACCGAAACTAACGACAACATTGTTAGCTACTGGGTACCAGAGCAAGCTATGAAGGCTGGCGATAATTTAAGCTTCAGCTATAAGCTATCAACCTTCAATGCAACCCTTGCAACGCAAGATAAAGCGAGTGTGCTAAGAACCCGCATAGGTAGCGCGGCATTACCTGGTGAGAAGAATCCACCGCCTAAAAGTCATCGTCAATTCACCGTCGACTTTAGTGGCGAAAATATTAACCAATTGTCTGCAAACTTCGCACTGATGGCTGATTTAAATATTTCAGCTGGCCAAATCAGCGATAAAACAGTGCAGCAATTACCAAATAATCAAGGATGGCG includes the following:
- a CDS encoding glucan biosynthesis protein: MKPETQIKLFSAFKKKTYLGVLLATCAGNAYATEEQTQPQATKAEEAVVEQKPAMITIPQEKLFEVITARAKKLASEPYVAPKDLELEALTSIGYQDYRAIRFRTEQAIWKDESLYEIQLFHPGFLYKSPVAINTLEKNAEVKSLPFKTDYYRYDATAAPLEQEISKATENAQLGHAGFRLHFPLNNNEYKDEVAVFQGASYFRLVGPHQVYGISARGLAIDTALSSGEEFPVFKEFWLVKPAPEDTTIVLYALLDSPSVAGAYRFELTPSTNTEVKTEMQIFARKDIKKLGIAPLTSMFYHGENSTKFFDDYRPEVHDSDGLLMQSAQGQWVWRALNNPKKLSVTSFSYDSPKGFGLAQRDRDFNNYLDTEAHYHNRPSMWIEPINDWGKGRVELVEIPTDTETNDNIVSYWVPEQAMKAGDNLSFSYKLSTFNATLATQDKASVLRTRIGSAALPGEKNPPPKSHRQFTVDFSGENINQLSANFALMADLNISAGQISDKTVQQLPNNQGWRVAFKVAPEGDKPVDMRLSLKLRDKEISEVWSYVWYPNDVQ
- the folK gene encoding 2-amino-4-hydroxy-6-hydroxymethyldihydropteridine diphosphokinase translates to MNQVYLGLGANLNAPREQIHRAITELKAHSDIEFISASHDYASKPMGPQDQPDYVNAVVCIKTKLAPEQLLDLTQSIELKHGRVRKEQRWGPRTLDIDILLFGDQVIDTPRLTVPHYGLTEREFVVYPLLEIAPTLLLPNSQPLADIKNTLPLNDLQQLPQQ
- the panC gene encoding pantoate--beta-alanine ligase, which encodes MQSITEIKSLRSQIKAWRQAGLSIALVPTMGNLHQGHFSLVEKAKTLADKVVVSIFVNPMQFGANEDLDNYPRTLSADKQGLADLNTDIVFTPSVETIYPNGLGEQSFVDVPGVSMGYCGGSRPGHFKGVATVVTKLFNLVQPDFACFGEKDFQQLQVIKTMTRDLSIPVEIIGVPTCREISGLAMSSRNGYLSDEQKDTAKVLFATLNNTATALKQGSVDIATLEVEAKAQLEAAGLKPDYYAIAERSTLKAATSEDKQLVILAAAYLGTVRLIDNLQVELD
- the pcnB gene encoding polynucleotide adenylyltransferase PcnB, yielding MIERSEHGISRKQFSPNAIKVLYRLKEGGFDAYLVGGCIRDILLGQQPKDFDVVTNATPEQIKKLFRNCRLIGRRFRLAHIVFGREIIEVATMRGHHEADEVKNQISQSSEHGQLLRDNVYGSIEEDAERRDFSINALYYSINDFCIYDYANGISAIKAKQIELIGDPETRYREDPVRMLRAVRFATKLGMSIAPATEKPIAGLANLLDHIPPARLFEESLKLFLNGKAEENFIMLRQYGLFKALFPALDKILDANPNGLEHAFILQMFKNTDKRINADKKVTPAFIFAALLWFPLLSIAKKLQQRDQLSEYDAFAQAMNKVLSENAQHVAVPKRFTLGARDIWHIQQRLDKRGGQRAYRLTQQPRFKAAYDFLLLRVQAGETELQELANWWTNYLGQDINGQKEMVKALGHQGGPKRRRRPRKKKTEQ
- the panB gene encoding 3-methyl-2-oxobutanoate hydroxymethyltransferase, with amino-acid sequence MSKITVSTLNKMKQEQQKITALTAYDASFAKLFHDNGVEVILVGDSLGMVLQGNDDTLAVTNTDIAYHTRCVRAGSRELFVIADLPFMTYANPTDACNNAAELMRAGANMIKLEGGEWLHDSIRAMTQQGIPVCGHLGLTPQSVHVFGGFKIQGREQSQADKMVSDAKALEAAGAQLLVLECIPSELAKRITDELNIPTIGIGAGNKTDGQILVMHDLVGISAGYIPKFSKNFLLETGNMPAAVQKYCEDVKSGAFPSTEHEFK